One window of the Montipora foliosa isolate CH-2021 chromosome 4, ASM3666993v2, whole genome shotgun sequence genome contains the following:
- the LOC137999792 gene encoding cubilin-like, which translates to MATSKRIFQHSCVIVLLPVGLCLLLQIRAAGACSANQQALVNLMATKDDARLPNGSSELPANATCQWNLTAPAGKLISVDITLVLQDPCDNEHFRIYDGPNNSSHIIKTFCFVTKYGIKFFSSGRSLFLEAKTGHSSRPRILVVNYRAVDFQDCSKNTSLDAPESPTEHNFSSPYYPELTYRNKTCGWYITAPEDHFLKLLVKSSYSNAGVEVYDVDGSGNTAAVNLDWKFLGEATVFSKFRKIYILLKSQPSFQADGIFVWYTALKAANSCSASNTEEQNLNIMFQNPSGLLQSPGYPSKYPSDLVMNCVWKIVAPKGQVVRLEILSLRMGTGFCCLYVQDGIAEENPFEFRKCGTRPSPFVVYSTGRDLSLKANTMVCTPGPGFIANYSFVPEDAASGSCNLTANSVTHISGKGGSFGSSGFLYPGQGTCGWDITVPPGKLVKLTFWRFLNFCKRNYAEVFDMTNSTSDALTGRFCSEKVVFSNRNSVYVRYSVTADDRSQRGFWASYEAVDALKPATYSCSDERFISHLTGNAGEFASFDYPLLYPNGAACSWEIDVPPTHLVQLTFKLFDLQPSPDCTADYVEVKQGRNVLQSQLVGKFCGSLLPTPFASNHSKVFVKFASDSSGRYPGFHASFRALPNPATGPCKLLGVDNVIPLVGNTGRLFSPLYPQTYPSNMTCTWMITVPEGKFVKLKITSFYLEFSCGGPVLEIRDGHRDTSNLLKSFCGRNFESSVFSTGRHLWVRFRSSNFKYLFGTGFNAVFEAVNQLPAPFACSERNKIVKFQSETGILASYNYPLSYDTNIECEWLISVDLDYKIELSFEFFNLSRSRDCSEDYVVVRDGIYSTSDVIGKFCGSDKPQAITSDGWDLRVEFKSSGKTKYPGFKASYETKKSTTAILKIVGIVLGVLSAVCTAIGAWCKCHKSSDVNEAAVQNSDNSASVEDGGMVSHRSKEETTPL; encoded by the exons ATGGCAACAAGCAAGAGAATATTCCAACATAGTTGTGTGATCGTGCTTCTGCCAGTTG GCTTGTGTTTACTGCTTCAAATCCGTGCTGCaggag CCTGCAGTGCTAACCAGCAAGCGTTAGTGAACCTGATGGCAACAAAAGATGATGCTCGCTTGCCAAATGGCTCTTCGGAACTTCCTGCCAATGCAACTTGTCAGTGGAACCTCACAGCCCCTGCCGGGAAGCTCATTAGCGTAGACATCACACTTGTACTTCAGGATCCTTGTGATAATGAACACTTTAGGATCTATGATGGACCTAACAATTCAAGTCACATaattaaaacgttttgttttgtcACAAAATATGGGATAAAATTTTTCTCCAGTGGGCGTAGTTTATTCTTAGAGGCAAAGACGGGACACAGCAGCCGCCCTCGTATTCTGGTAGTGAATTATCGAGCGGTGGATTTTCAAG ATTGTTCCAAAAACACCAGTTTAGACGCACCAGAGTCACCCACTGAACATAATTTTTCCAGTCCGTATTACCCGGAGCTTACCTACAGAAACAAGACTTGCGGGTGGTACATCACAGCCCCAGAGGATCATTTTCTCAAGCTCCTAGTCAAGTCGTCTTACTCGAATGCAGGTGTGGAGGTTTATGACGTGGATGGATCTGGGAACACTGCTGCCGTTAACCTTGATTGGAAGTTCCTCGGGGAGGCCACTGTGTTTTCCAAGTTCCGCAAAATTTACATCTTGTTGAAGAGTCAACCGAGTTTCCAAGCTGACGGAATATTTGTTTGGTACACAGCACTAAAAGCAG CAAACTCGTGTTCAGCGTCCAATACCGAAGAGCAAAACTTGAACATCATGTTCCAGAACCCTTCCGGTCTCCTCCAAAGCCCTGGGTATCCTTCAAAATATCCCTCGGATTTAGTCATGAATTGTGTATGGAAGATTGTAGCCCCGAAGGGACAAGTGGTACGGTTAGAGATTCTATCACTTCGTATGGGAACAGGATTCTGCTGTCTTTATGTACAAGACGGCATCGCCGAGGAAAATCCGTTTGAGTTCAGGAAATGTGGGACTCGGCCATCGCCGTTCGTCGTATACTCAACAGGAAGGGACCTCAGTTTGAAAGCAAACACTATGGTTTGTACGCCAGGGCCAGGATTTATTGCTAACTACTCGTTTGTGCCCGAAG ACGCTGCCTCCGGGAGTTGCAACCTTACAGCCAACAGCGTCACGCACATTTCTGGTAAAGGAGGCAGTTTTGGATCCTCGGGGTTTCTTTATCCTGGACAAGGAACATGTGGGTGGGATATCACCGTGCCCCCAGGGAAGCTCGTTAAACTCACTTTTTGGCGATTTCTAAATTTCTGCAAGAGGAACTATGCTGAAGTCTTTGATATGACAAACTCTACAAGCGATGCTTTGACAGGAAGATTCTGCAGTGAAAAAGTTGTCTTTTCTAACAGAAATAGTGTTTATGTCAGGTACTCTGTGACGGCAGATGATCGCTCCCAGCGCGGCTTTTGGGCCTCCTACGAGGCCGTTGATGCTCTTAAACCCGCCACATATTCTTGCTCTGATGAAAGATTTATCTCCCATCTGACTGGCAATGCCGGCGAATTTGCGAGCTTTGATTATCCCTTATTGTACCCTAACGGCGCCGCGTGTTCTTGGGAGATTGACGTCCCGCCCACACATTTGGTCCAATTGACttttaagttgtttgatttACAACCATCTCCTGACTGTACTGCAGACTACGTAGAAGTTAAGCAGGGAAGAAATGTTTTGCAATCACAACTGGTTGGAAAGTTCTGTGGCTCACTGCTTCCCACGCCATTCGCATCAAATCACTCCAAAGTGTTCGTGAAGTTCGCTTCTGACAGCTCTGGTAGATACCCAGGATTCCATGCCAGCTTCAGAGCGCTTCCAAACC CGGCCACGGGGCCATGCAAGCTCTTGGGAGTGGACAACGTCATTCCATTGGTTGGTAACACAGGAAGACTATTCTCGCCACTGTATCCACAGACCTACCCGTCAAACATGACGTGTACATGGATGATAACTGTACCCGAGGGCAAGTTCgttaaattgaaaataacatctttttatttggaattctcTTGTGGAGGCCCTGTTCTTGAGATCCGAGATGGCCATAGAGACACAAGTAACCTGTTAAAATCATTCTGTGGACGCAATTTTGAATCTTCAGTGTTTTCAACAGGCCGTCACCTTTGGGTTCGTTTCCGCTCTTCAAATTTCAAATATCTGTTCGGCACCGGGTTTAATGCTGTCTTTGAGGCTGTCAACCAAT TACCAGCTCCATTCGCTTGTTCTGAACGCAACAAAATCGTCAAATTTCAGTCAGAAACTGGAATCCTGGCCAGCTATAATTATCCTCTGTCCTACGATACCAATATTGAGTGTGAATGGCTCATCAGCGTTGATCTGGATTACAAAATAGAGCTTTCATTTGAGTTCTTTAATCTTTCCCGCTCCAGAGATTGCTCCGAGGACTACGTCGTAGTACGCGATGGCATTTATTCTACGAGCGATGTTATTGGCAAATTTTGTGGTTCTGACAAACCTCAAGCTATAACTTCTGACGGCTGGGACTTGCGTGTTGAATTCAAGTCCAGCGGTAAAACAAAATATCCGGGATTTAAGGCCAGCTATGAAACGAAAA agTCAACCACCGCCATTTTGAAGATCGTTGGAATTGTCCTTGGGGTACTGTCTGCGGTGTGTACAGCAATCGGAGCCTGGTGCAAGTGCCACAAGTCGAGTGACGTTAATGAGGCCGCCGTGCAAAACTCAGACAACAGTGCCTCAGTTGAGGATGGAGGAATGGTCAGTCATCGCTCAAAGGAGGAAACAACCCCACTGTAG